DNA from Brassica napus cultivar Da-Ae chromosome C4, Da-Ae, whole genome shotgun sequence:
TGCGGCGGAGGAGCAAATCGTATCGGAGAGGCTAAGAAGAAAGCTTGAAGAAGTTAATGTAGCAGCTCAGTCTCAGCTTTCTCCTATCCAAGATCACATCAATTTCACCCTCCAGGTATCTTTTTGATTCACAGCTTTAGCCTTCTGGGCATGAACATCTTTACTGGGTTTGATCCaatctttcttctttaaactcaGTCAATTCTCCAGAAGCTGTCacctttaacttttttttttttttttgcaattttagcTTCGTGGAAAGTAAGCAACTTTTGTTTTTGATGAATTGAGTTAGATATCTATTTGATTAGAGactatagataaaaaaaaagttatctaAGTTGTGAAACACCTTCTCTTTTGTTACATTGAGTTACATGAATCTGTATTTCATTTTCATTGTTGCAGCAAGCCTATTTCAAATGTGCATATGAGTGCTTTGAcagaagaagaaatcaagagGATATTAGTAACTGCGTCGAGCACTGCAGTGTCCCCGTTGTCAAATCTCAGCAGCATTTTGAGAATGAAATGGCTCAGTTTCAGGTAGTATATCTCCACTAAAAAGAGATTCAAAGTGCTTataaaagatgatgatgaagaactGATGATTTTTGCATTTCTGTTGTATAGGAAAGACTGAACAGATCATTGGTGGTGTGTCAAGACAAATTTGAGGCTGCAAAGCTCCAGAAGATAAGGCCTGAAGCGGTTAACGAAATGGAGAGCTGCGTGCACAAAGCCATTGAAGagaacctcaacacattacctcACATTGTTCAGAGAATGAAGACAGCATTTAACATAGCTAACTAAAACCTCAGCCACTTCTCCTCCCGGGGACATCTCAGAACAGTGAACTCCAGGACCTGAGTTGAATATTGCAGACTTTAAAGACCTTTTGTGTTGTCTAATTATatgatttacaatttttttttattcttcataTATAAAGAGATTGATAGGTTTACATTGGGCACTGGAAAGATaactgtttttatttgttttgttcttttcgGCCTTGAATCACAATCAGAAAAGACATGTCTCAATCAAATACTGTATCCTCAAGCTTTGTATAGTAACAAAGCAATCACATGTTTCAAAGCCAACTGTATAGCCAATCTCTGTTAGCCCATAACCACAAGATCAgtttaacaaataataaaaactcaCATGGATTCCAATTACGGTGTAAAACAATTTGAAGCTATAGTCGGAAAGTGCAGTTAAGTAGATCACCAAATAACATAGTATGACAGTTAGACAAGAGTTTCAAAAAACATAACTAGAACAATCACTGCTCCATAGAGAATGAACAACTGAAACAAGAGGATATATGGTACCATTGTATCTAAGATAAGATGAAAAACATGGTAGACAACGGAGAATATTCATTCCGAGAACCGAAAAccttataataaaaacacaaaaacaatgGAAAGAGAAGGGCTCTAATCAAGACCACATGATATACAAGACAAGAACTTAAGAGCCAGTATCCGCTCCAAAGTCCTAAAATGATTCCATAAGCTTCACGTCCTCAACATGGTTCAGAAATATGCGTACTTTAAAAGGCTTCTCAAACGCTCCCATTCCCTGGATTTCAACTCTGGTTATAGATTCTTTGACGAAATTGTAGTAGTAAACACGGAAAGGGTCGGATGGAAAGAACGGAGCAAAAACAAATTCATTTGTATCAGTCACTCCAACGAAGTACAAGTACTCTCTTACACCTGTGTCCTTACACATAGGAGGTATATTGAAAATTCGGTTGGACGATTCATTTTTTTCAGGGTCTTCTAGAAGACTAGAATCCACATCTCAGAACTTGTACTTGTTCCACTAACTAAATAGGGCCTTCTCGACTTTACTGAAGCCAATTTACCTTAGAAGTTTATCAGAATTGCAAAATGCATTCCTATTTCCAGGGCTTTAACAAAGGTGTACTTCTCAGATCTTAGGTCAAAGCACGCAATCATATCACCAACATTGGAAGCCATAGCAATGTAATACAAAAATCATTGATGCATACACATGCCCCCCCTGGAGAAGAATGGGTTATGTCACATTCAATCAATCTCCATTTCATGTTTCCAGTTCCTAATGTCAGAATCCGATGTTCCACAACGCACTTATCTAGTATGGTCACTGACAACACCTTGTGTTGCTTCTCAACAGGATCATACCCTAAAAAGCTTCTCAACCCAGCCTCCTTCCGAGTCGGTTTTATGAATGGGTCGCGTTAAGTTTTAAATTGTAGGCTTGGATCGCGGGAAATTATAATTTGCGGTTTGCATACCTAGTGGAAAGAGAAACAATATATGACATTTTTGGGACCCATAAACTTAACGAATTTGACCCAAGAAACTTAAGTTGAAACCATGAGAAAGCGACCCCATAACTTGGTGTGACCCATGTTTATTGACTTCCTCACACATGTGCGAGACTAACCGGTTACCTGCGATTCCGGTGACCTTTGTTACCGGTAATTCCCGCCAAATTGTAGAATGTATAAGTCTGGTGGATAATATATGAGAACCCTAGTAGAAGAGGAAGTGTTGTGGGTTTGATTTCGCAGAGATGCATCCACCAGAGCTGAATTTGATGGAAATTGAAAACGGAAGCTGTAGCCGCGGAGCAAGCTATAGTGGTAAAGGGAAGGAAATTGGTAACAAAAACAGCAAGAGTAAGGCGTTATAACCCTAATCTACATGACTGTTAGTTGATTTTCTGTGTTTTTTTGCGACTATAAGTTAAACGATTACTTGTAATTCGTGTGTAGGTGTCGCCAATTCGTACATTGTCGTTATGGCTAGGCGGTGGATAATGTATGATACTGGTTCTTGGGATTTCAAGATAGATAATGATAGAATGGGTAGAGCAGTCGATAGCTCAGGAATCAGAGGCGCTGACGGTTTGAAAGATAGGATTCTTAGAGAATATGGTCTTTTTGGAAGAAAAATATTTGCTGAAATGAACTATTGGCTTAATGATGATGAGAGTGATATGGTTGGTAAAGGTTCTGCTCCAGTTCAGAGAGCAACTGACACTGATTACAAAATCTTCAAGGCTCTTCAAAGGGACGACAAATCTGTTAATGTATTCGTTACATTTAGAGAGTTTGTTGGAGGAGAACGAATATTTCTAAGATCTGAACGAGCAATTGCATCGCAAATGACTGGATCTGTCAGAATTGTGGATGAAGACTTAGTTTTTTTGAGGCATG
Protein-coding regions in this window:
- the LOC106430000 gene encoding protein FAM136A, translated to MDHIAAAEEQIVSERLRRKLEEVNVAAQSQLSPIQDHINFTLQQAYFKCAYECFDRRRNQEDISNCVEHCSVPVVKSQQHFENEMAQFQERLNRSLVVCQDKFEAAKLQKIRPEAVNEMESCVHKAIEENLNTLPHIVQRMKTAFNIAN